Proteins co-encoded in one Rhodopirellula bahusiensis genomic window:
- the rpiB gene encoding ribose 5-phosphate isomerase B produces MSQNADSVSPIRLAVGGDHAGFALKQLVVERFGSQVSSLIDCGTDDETSCDYPDFAVEVAERINNGEADRGLLICGSGVGVSVAANKITGIRAAICHDTYSARQGVEHDDMNVLCIGGRIIGSELAFEIISSFLGANYTPEERHQRRLDKILALECD; encoded by the coding sequence ATGTCGCAAAATGCGGATTCCGTCTCGCCCATTCGCCTGGCTGTTGGTGGCGACCATGCCGGTTTCGCTCTGAAACAGCTCGTTGTCGAGCGTTTTGGATCTCAGGTCAGCAGCCTGATCGATTGCGGAACCGATGACGAAACCTCCTGCGACTACCCCGATTTTGCAGTCGAAGTCGCCGAGCGAATCAACAACGGCGAAGCAGACCGCGGTCTTTTGATTTGCGGCAGTGGCGTCGGTGTCAGTGTCGCGGCGAACAAGATCACCGGCATCCGCGCCGCGATTTGTCACGACACCTATTCCGCACGCCAAGGCGTCGAGCACGACGATATGAACGTGCTGTGCATTGGCGGCCGTATCATCGGAAGTGAACTGGCGTTCGAGATCATCTCGTCGTTCTTGGGAGCCAACTACACTCCCGAAGAACGCCACCAACGTCGGCTCGACAAAATCCTGGCTCTTGAGTGCGACTGA
- the xerC gene encoding tyrosine recombinase XerC has protein sequence MRTAITQFLQHMATERNASELTIKAYREDLFAFAEWIGQTEAGRIQLDSLTPQQLRQFQAALQQAGYARSTISRKLASLRSFFKFAMREGMASSNPAKPLRNPRSNRKLPHVLTSDEVGRLLVAPPAISESGLRDRAILETMYSSGLRVSELVGLRDGDLDFSQGITRVRGKGRKERISPLGSYAIKAIQAYAGRRSRSPESEKLGRAAPIFVNRFGNILTTRSVGRMLEKYIAKAELDARTSPHTLRHSFATHLLDRGADIRSVQELLGHKSLTTTQIYTHVSAANLRQVYEKAHPRSA, from the coding sequence TTGCGAACGGCCATCACCCAATTTCTGCAGCACATGGCGACCGAACGCAATGCGTCTGAACTGACGATCAAAGCGTATCGGGAAGACTTGTTCGCTTTCGCGGAATGGATTGGGCAGACGGAAGCGGGACGAATTCAACTGGATTCGCTGACGCCGCAGCAGTTACGTCAGTTCCAAGCGGCACTTCAGCAAGCCGGCTACGCTCGCAGCACGATCTCGCGAAAATTGGCTTCGCTTCGGAGCTTTTTTAAGTTCGCGATGCGAGAAGGAATGGCGAGCAGCAATCCGGCCAAGCCACTGCGGAATCCACGAAGCAACCGCAAGTTGCCTCATGTTCTGACCAGCGATGAAGTCGGGCGGCTGTTGGTGGCTCCGCCCGCGATCAGCGAATCGGGACTTCGTGACCGAGCGATCTTGGAAACGATGTACTCGTCAGGGCTGCGTGTCAGCGAGTTGGTCGGTTTGCGAGATGGTGACCTGGATTTCTCGCAAGGCATCACACGGGTTCGCGGGAAGGGACGCAAGGAACGGATCAGCCCGCTGGGTTCCTATGCGATCAAAGCTATCCAAGCTTACGCCGGTCGTCGCAGTCGATCGCCCGAGTCAGAAAAGCTTGGCCGCGCAGCACCCATTTTTGTCAATCGATTTGGCAACATCCTGACGACTCGCAGCGTTGGTCGGATGCTGGAGAAGTACATCGCGAAAGCAGAGTTGGACGCTCGGACGAGCCCGCACACTTTGCGGCATTCGTTCGCAACTCACTTGCTGGACCGTGGCGCGGACATTCGTAGCGTGCAAGAACTGCTGGGGCACAAGTCACTGACAACGACCCAGATCTACACGCACGTCAGTGCAGCGAATCTGCGTCAAGTCTACGAGAAGGCTCACCCTCGATCGGCGTGA